One stretch of Stigmatella aurantiaca DNA includes these proteins:
- a CDS encoding Uma2 family endonuclease, producing the protein MVSETLVDQATYSVLNSLPLGWVGEIVEEELVASPRPVAAQTRAAFMLGVELGEQLDPRRGGSGRWCFLRAPELHLGRDVLVPDLAGWRRDRVAEPPEPCAPFLTLSPDWVCEVLSPVTRALDRTRKLPLYAQHGVSHAWFIDPEARTLEVFQRLKRGWLFCASYEGEAQVRAEPFASLSLELGSLWLPSEPSPQVNAGLPPGRAPAPLALAVGAGFRGS; encoded by the coding sequence ATGGTGTCGGAGACGCTTGTCGATCAGGCCACATACTCGGTTCTCAATTCGCTGCCCCTGGGATGGGTGGGAGAGATCGTCGAAGAGGAACTGGTGGCCTCCCCCCGGCCGGTGGCCGCGCAGACGCGCGCGGCCTTCATGCTGGGGGTGGAGCTGGGGGAGCAGTTGGATCCCCGGCGGGGCGGCAGCGGCCGCTGGTGTTTCCTCCGGGCGCCCGAACTGCACCTGGGGCGGGATGTGCTGGTGCCGGACCTGGCCGGTTGGCGCCGGGACCGGGTGGCCGAGCCGCCCGAGCCCTGTGCCCCCTTCCTCACCCTCTCGCCGGACTGGGTGTGCGAGGTGCTCTCCCCCGTCACGCGCGCCCTGGACCGCACGCGCAAGCTGCCGCTCTACGCCCAGCACGGCGTCTCCCACGCCTGGTTCATCGACCCGGAGGCGCGCACCCTGGAGGTGTTCCAGCGCCTCAAGCGCGGCTGGCTATTCTGCGCCAGCTACGAGGGCGAGGCGCAGGTGCGCGCCGAGCCGTTCGCCTCCCTGTCCCTGGAGCTGGGCTCGCTCTGGTTGCCCTCGGAGCCCAGCCCCCAGGTGAACGCGGGCCTGCCTCCGGGCAGGGCCCCTGCCCCGCTGGCCCTGGCCGTTGGGGCGGGGTTTCGCGGCTCGTGA
- a CDS encoding cysteine dioxygenase gives MRAASLEEVLHQLREEIHEPEGARQVGERLRGVQVRPECLRPYLHFRRGRYTRNLIHRERRFELVLNCWDEGTASPIHDHDEQECWFSIQAGLFQLENFPLYAGGRQPGHAVLGSPLRLGPVGPGHVDFRGPGDSIHRVSALSGPGVSLHVYAAPVEQCLVFDPRRQRCEWHRLSYYSVFGRPVKSAPSPELSERR, from the coding sequence GTGCGAGCGGCGTCGTTAGAGGAAGTGCTCCACCAGCTTCGTGAGGAGATTCACGAGCCGGAGGGAGCCAGGCAGGTGGGGGAGCGGCTGAGAGGTGTGCAGGTGCGCCCGGAGTGTTTGCGCCCCTATTTGCACTTCCGCCGTGGCCGCTACACCCGCAACCTCATTCATCGCGAGCGCCGGTTCGAGCTGGTGCTCAACTGCTGGGACGAGGGAACGGCCTCGCCCATCCATGACCATGACGAGCAGGAGTGCTGGTTCAGCATCCAGGCGGGCCTGTTCCAACTGGAAAACTTCCCGCTGTACGCGGGAGGGCGACAGCCAGGGCACGCCGTGCTGGGCTCGCCCCTTCGCCTGGGGCCCGTAGGCCCGGGCCACGTGGACTTCCGGGGCCCCGGCGATTCGATCCACCGGGTGTCCGCGCTGTCCGGGCCGGGGGTTTCGCTGCACGTCTACGCGGCCCCGGTGGAGCAGTGCTTGGTGTTTGATCCTCGCCGCCAGCGCTGCGAGTGGCACCGGCTGTCCTACTATTCCGTGTTTGGACGGCCCGTGAAGTCCGCGCCCTCCCCCGAGCTGTCCGAGCGGCGGTAG
- a CDS encoding TadE/TadG family type IV pilus assembly protein, translating to MMKRRPGTRESGQAAVEAAIVLPLFVFLMLGILQLGLMHQARLMTKYAAYKAVRAGAIHNAKKADMESAALAVLLPLVSEDRSGGEYIQSITSASDFNQKWSKAKNNKMADMNMPYVEVTTCGPSKKEISGQEVDFDDPAIAGATDWLASHQTKLRIQVTFNYRMPIPFANWVIHAAAMNREVPLVMRMGKPTNNSNKFESKYQDTSKGVYVLPIRAAYTMRMQSNLYTSQLPEENKCLTTNRL from the coding sequence ATGATGAAGAGAAGGCCGGGCACACGAGAATCAGGACAGGCCGCCGTCGAGGCCGCCATCGTCCTGCCGCTGTTCGTCTTCCTGATGCTCGGCATCCTGCAGCTAGGGCTGATGCACCAGGCGCGGTTGATGACGAAGTACGCCGCTTACAAGGCCGTGCGCGCCGGGGCGATTCACAACGCCAAGAAGGCGGACATGGAGAGCGCGGCGCTCGCGGTTCTGCTCCCCCTGGTAAGCGAGGACCGCAGCGGCGGCGAGTACATCCAGTCCATCACCAGCGCCTCGGACTTTAATCAGAAGTGGTCCAAGGCCAAGAACAACAAGATGGCGGACATGAACATGCCGTACGTCGAGGTCACGACGTGCGGGCCGAGCAAGAAGGAGATCTCCGGCCAGGAGGTGGACTTCGATGATCCGGCCATCGCGGGCGCGACCGACTGGCTTGCCAGCCACCAGACCAAGTTGCGCATCCAGGTGACGTTCAACTACCGGATGCCCATTCCGTTCGCCAACTGGGTCATCCACGCCGCGGCGATGAACCGGGAAGTGCCTTTGGTGATGCGCATGGGCAAGCCCACCAACAACTCGAACAAGTTCGAGAGCAAGTATCAGGACACCTCCAAGGGTGTCTACGTGCTGCCCATTCGCGCCGCCTACACCATGCGCATGCAGTCCAATCTCTATACCTCCCAGCTTCCGGAGGAGAACAAATGCCTGACCACCAACCGTCTGTGA
- a CDS encoding pilus assembly protein TadG-related protein, with the protein MSSRKRGQALVLACLSLLLLALMSVLSFNLGHALREKTRLQQHSDSMAYSMAVLEARALNYFAVSNRSIAASYAAMNSVQGYLAAATVSGDLMSAGKKSFYVVAAEEALLCVACRFTCSHCKHIADAIDVAGDFGDEADDYYEKAKDLDEAGSKALERLDDMVDAIHRSQRDVFDKTAAALADGSSSGLSKLRTINAPTSTQLNGGVGGLNKSEFTCVIDGKTCTGTGKPANTSVKKLAAVMTEVANASRPAWAANRGHPMTYLNPQYMQKLTRGIQKQGMSAVQGHHAGGKTAKSGGDGDVHSGSDMNNSGAVIASHEKGRVITPMYKHVVAGVGSYNTEVIAKDGGGSHKGSDAHNDSADHKFEGVNTQDLMACAAEGNCFMQFRADPDRTHDFGQPRVYSYVTQKLRTDSVGKAPWQLNDSAKVTFKHGDQGEGTVELAADEGAAVSKALVYYHRLRSWKEQPNLFGPFWRAKLHPFASGSEAANVLQKAGNSDSAEMANAPNIPL; encoded by the coding sequence GTGAGTTCTCGCAAGCGCGGCCAGGCCCTGGTGCTGGCCTGCCTGTCTCTGTTGCTGCTGGCGCTGATGTCGGTGCTGAGCTTCAACCTCGGGCACGCGCTCCGGGAGAAGACGCGCCTGCAGCAGCACAGCGACTCCATGGCCTACTCTATGGCCGTGCTTGAGGCACGCGCGCTCAATTACTTCGCCGTCAGCAACCGGTCGATCGCCGCCTCTTACGCCGCGATGAACAGCGTCCAGGGCTACCTGGCCGCCGCGACCGTGAGCGGTGACCTGATGAGCGCGGGCAAGAAGAGCTTCTACGTGGTGGCTGCCGAGGAGGCCCTGCTGTGTGTGGCCTGCCGGTTCACGTGCAGCCACTGCAAGCACATCGCCGATGCCATCGATGTGGCCGGTGACTTCGGTGATGAGGCGGATGATTACTACGAAAAGGCCAAGGACCTGGACGAGGCAGGCTCCAAGGCCTTGGAGCGGCTCGATGACATGGTCGATGCCATCCACCGGTCACAGCGCGATGTCTTCGACAAGACTGCGGCGGCGCTGGCCGATGGGTCCTCCAGCGGCCTGAGCAAGCTGCGGACCATCAACGCCCCTACGTCCACCCAGCTCAACGGTGGGGTAGGAGGACTCAATAAGTCCGAGTTCACCTGTGTCATCGACGGCAAGACGTGCACGGGCACGGGCAAGCCGGCCAACACCTCGGTCAAGAAGCTCGCCGCCGTCATGACGGAGGTGGCCAATGCCTCCCGTCCCGCCTGGGCCGCCAACCGGGGCCACCCGATGACCTATCTGAACCCCCAGTACATGCAGAAGCTGACGCGTGGCATCCAGAAACAGGGGATGAGCGCGGTCCAGGGCCACCATGCGGGCGGCAAGACTGCGAAGAGCGGCGGTGATGGGGACGTGCACTCCGGCTCGGACATGAACAACAGTGGCGCGGTGATTGCCTCGCACGAGAAGGGCCGGGTCATCACCCCCATGTACAAGCACGTGGTGGCCGGTGTGGGCTCGTACAACACGGAGGTCATCGCGAAGGACGGCGGCGGCTCTCACAAGGGCTCGGATGCGCACAATGATAGCGCTGACCACAAGTTTGAAGGGGTCAACACCCAGGACCTGATGGCGTGCGCAGCTGAAGGCAACTGCTTCATGCAGTTCCGCGCCGATCCGGACCGGACGCACGACTTCGGCCAGCCGCGCGTTTATAGCTACGTGACGCAGAAGCTGCGCACCGACAGCGTGGGTAAGGCCCCGTGGCAGCTCAATGACTCGGCCAAGGTGACGTTTAAGCACGGCGACCAGGGCGAAGGCACGGTGGAACTGGCTGCGGACGAGGGCGCCGCAGTGTCCAAGGCGCTCGTCTATTACCACCGGCTGAGAAGCTGGAAGGAGCAGCCCAACCTCTTCGGCCCGTTCTGGCGCGCGAAGCTGCACCCGTTCGCCAGTGGCTCCGAGGCAGCCAACGTCCTGCAGAAGGCCGGTAACTCGGACTCTGCGGAAATGGCCAACGCCCCTAACATCCCGCTGTAG
- the sppA gene encoding signal peptide peptidase SppA, whose translation MKRFIVGALAVIGALSILFVAGLILLILVASASKPSVPGTLVLELELDQPLQEQVPEDSLAGAFGPEPTTVRDVVEALEKAAQDSRVKSLLVRIDQPGGIAVAQELRDAVKAFRASGKKAVAYTDTFGEGGSATGAYYLATAFDEVYVQPSGDVTLTGVAMETPFARDAFAKLGVQPRIGQRYEYKNAVNTYTEQGYTAAHREATEKFLGSLFGQVVRGIAEGRKLSEDEVKALIDRAPLLGQAALEAKLVDGLLYRDEVLAKVKAEAGEGAKLLFLDKYLERAGRPHETGETVALVYGVGGIVRGKSGFDPLGGDASFGADSVALALRKATEDKDVKAILFRVDSPGGSYVASDTVRREVQRAREQGKPVIVSMATYAASGGYFVSMGADKIVAQPGTLTGSIGVYGGKMVTADFWAKLGINFETVAFGKDATLYSTDTDFSPEQLAKNEASLDRVYVDFTQKAAEGRRLPLEKLQAVARGRVWTGEDAKELGLVDELGGFPKALELVREAAKLPKDAKVRLQVFPRKKQPAEVIAGLLGGGEGDNSEDERSAQLAALSPWVPALEQTRQLYRLGTRLGLWGPQPETLRAPLPETRW comes from the coding sequence ATGAAACGCTTCATCGTGGGCGCCCTGGCCGTCATCGGCGCGCTCTCCATTCTGTTCGTCGCGGGCCTCATCCTGCTCATCCTGGTGGCCTCGGCGAGCAAGCCCTCCGTGCCAGGCACCCTGGTGCTGGAGCTGGAGCTGGACCAGCCGCTGCAGGAGCAGGTGCCGGAGGACTCGCTGGCGGGCGCTTTTGGCCCAGAGCCAACCACCGTGCGGGACGTGGTGGAGGCGCTGGAGAAGGCCGCGCAGGACAGCCGGGTGAAGTCGCTGCTCGTGCGCATCGACCAGCCGGGCGGCATCGCCGTGGCCCAGGAGCTGCGCGACGCGGTGAAGGCCTTCCGCGCGAGCGGCAAGAAGGCCGTGGCCTACACGGACACCTTCGGCGAGGGCGGCAGCGCCACGGGGGCGTACTACCTGGCCACCGCGTTCGACGAAGTCTACGTCCAGCCCTCGGGGGACGTGACGCTCACGGGCGTGGCCATGGAGACGCCGTTCGCGCGCGACGCGTTCGCCAAGCTGGGGGTGCAGCCGCGCATCGGCCAGCGCTACGAGTACAAGAACGCGGTCAACACCTATACCGAGCAGGGCTACACGGCCGCGCACCGCGAGGCGACGGAGAAGTTCCTGGGCAGCCTCTTCGGGCAGGTGGTGCGCGGCATCGCCGAGGGGCGCAAGCTGAGCGAGGACGAGGTGAAGGCGCTCATCGACCGGGCGCCCCTCCTGGGCCAGGCGGCGCTGGAGGCCAAGCTGGTGGACGGGCTGCTCTACCGGGACGAGGTGCTCGCCAAGGTGAAGGCGGAGGCCGGGGAGGGCGCGAAGCTGCTCTTCCTGGACAAGTACCTGGAGCGGGCGGGCCGGCCGCACGAGACGGGGGAGACGGTGGCGCTGGTGTACGGGGTGGGCGGCATCGTCCGGGGCAAGAGCGGCTTCGACCCGCTGGGCGGGGACGCCTCGTTCGGCGCGGACAGCGTGGCGCTGGCGCTGCGCAAGGCCACGGAGGACAAGGACGTGAAGGCCATCCTCTTCCGGGTGGACAGCCCGGGGGGCAGCTACGTGGCCAGCGACACCGTGCGCCGCGAGGTGCAGCGCGCGCGCGAGCAGGGCAAGCCGGTCATCGTCTCCATGGCCACGTACGCGGCGAGCGGCGGCTACTTCGTCTCCATGGGGGCGGACAAGATTGTGGCCCAGCCGGGCACGCTCACGGGCAGCATCGGCGTGTACGGGGGGAAGATGGTGACGGCGGACTTCTGGGCGAAGCTGGGCATCAACTTCGAGACCGTCGCCTTCGGCAAGGACGCGACGCTCTACAGCACGGACACGGACTTCAGCCCGGAGCAACTGGCCAAGAACGAGGCCTCGCTGGACCGCGTGTACGTGGACTTCACGCAGAAGGCGGCCGAGGGGCGGCGCCTGCCGCTGGAGAAGCTCCAGGCGGTGGCGCGCGGCCGGGTGTGGACGGGCGAGGACGCGAAGGAGCTGGGGCTGGTGGACGAGCTGGGCGGCTTCCCCAAGGCGCTGGAGCTGGTGCGCGAGGCGGCGAAGCTGCCGAAGGACGCGAAGGTGCGCCTGCAGGTGTTCCCCCGGAAGAAGCAGCCCGCGGAGGTGATTGCCGGCCTGCTGGGCGGCGGGGAAGGGGACAACAGCGAGGATGAGCGCAGCGCGCAGCTCGCGGCGCTCTCACCGTGGGTGCCGGCGCTGGAGCAGACGCGGCAGCTCTACCGGCTGGGCACGCGGCTGGGGCTGTGGGGGCCGCAGCCGGAGACGCTCCGGGCCCCGCTGCCCGAGACGCGCTGGTAG
- a CDS encoding M16 family metallopeptidase, whose protein sequence is MTGRVGRVGGAVPFSPTHEARMCRSFLALVAVLLVAAPPALAAKTSPQAPKGMLAPVTSVEGITEYRLPNGLRVVLFPDPSKPTVTVNVTYFVGSKHEGPGEAGMAHLLEHLLFKGTPKHPRIPQELTERGARPNGTTWLDRTNYFETLPSSEANLAWALSFEADRMVNSFIAQKDLDSEMTVVRNELERGENNPHAVLLRRVLGTAFLFHNYGKPTIGTRADVENVPIERLQAFYRKYYRPDNALLVVAGRFDEAKALQLVQASFGKLPRPKAPLPRTYTEEPTQDGEREVTLRRVGETAALTAAYHIPEGAHESFGALDVLTEVLGDTPSGRLYKALVEPRKAVRASASNLQLQDPGVLLVNTQLREGQSVEAARAVLLQTVEEAARTPFTAEEVARAKTSLLKSVDLLLNDSENAAISLSEWAAIGDWRLLFLHRDRVEAVKPEDVTRVAALYLKPSNRTLGQFVPTATLDRAEMPPRVDLAAMLQGYQGRAAVAQGEAFDPSPASIEARVLRPAAGEGLKLALLPKKTRGQMVQVALNLRWGTAEAVKGQAKVAEATGAMLLRGTRTKSRQQIQDTLDQLKARVGMNGGPLGAAVSVETVRENLPAVLRLVAEALREPAFDAQEFTLLQQQWLASLEKARSEPETQGGNAFLRALGGQYPVGHPYHVPAVDENIGLVKAVTREQVVAFHRGFYGASNGELAAVGDFDAPALEALVRELFGAWKSPAPYVRVPQTFHAAAPRALVLETPDKANAYFRAGHNLQLREDDPDWPALLLGNFMLGGGFLNSRLATRIRHQEGLSYTVSSALTASPLDAVGAFSTYAIYAPQNAARLEKALREELAQVREKGFTPEEVAKARSGLLEYRQARRAQDEGLVWTLAQYLFYGRTLQFDAALEQRLAQLTPEDVRRALARHVDPAQLTVVKAGDFAGAKQKAPAKAPAGEAP, encoded by the coding sequence ATGACCGGTAGGGTGGGGCGGGTTGGAGGCGCCGTGCCCTTTTCGCCGACCCATGAGGCCCGTATGTGCCGCTCTTTCCTGGCCCTGGTGGCCGTCCTGCTGGTGGCCGCCCCCCCGGCGCTCGCCGCCAAAACGTCCCCGCAGGCCCCCAAGGGCATGCTCGCCCCGGTGACGAGCGTGGAGGGCATCACCGAGTACCGCCTGCCCAACGGCCTGCGCGTGGTGCTCTTCCCGGACCCCTCCAAGCCCACCGTCACCGTGAACGTCACCTACTTCGTGGGCAGCAAGCACGAGGGCCCTGGCGAGGCCGGCATGGCCCACCTGCTCGAGCACCTGCTGTTCAAGGGCACCCCGAAGCACCCGCGCATTCCCCAGGAGCTCACCGAGCGTGGCGCCCGGCCCAACGGCACCACCTGGCTCGACCGGACGAACTACTTCGAGACGCTGCCCTCCTCCGAGGCCAACCTCGCCTGGGCCCTCTCCTTCGAGGCGGACCGGATGGTGAACAGCTTCATCGCCCAGAAGGACCTCGACAGCGAGATGACCGTGGTGCGCAACGAGCTGGAGCGCGGGGAGAACAACCCCCACGCGGTGCTCCTGCGCCGGGTGCTCGGCACCGCCTTCCTCTTCCACAACTACGGCAAGCCCACCATCGGCACCCGCGCGGACGTGGAGAACGTGCCCATCGAGCGGCTCCAGGCCTTCTACCGGAAGTACTACCGGCCGGATAACGCCCTGCTCGTGGTGGCGGGCCGCTTCGACGAGGCCAAAGCGCTCCAGCTCGTCCAGGCCTCCTTCGGCAAGCTGCCGCGCCCCAAGGCGCCCCTGCCGCGCACGTACACCGAGGAGCCCACCCAGGATGGCGAGCGCGAAGTCACCCTGCGCCGCGTGGGCGAGACGGCCGCCCTCACCGCCGCGTACCACATCCCCGAGGGGGCCCATGAGAGCTTCGGCGCCCTGGACGTGCTCACCGAGGTGCTCGGCGACACGCCCTCGGGGCGGCTCTACAAGGCGCTGGTGGAGCCGCGCAAGGCGGTGCGCGCGAGCGCCTCCAACCTCCAGCTCCAGGACCCGGGCGTGCTGCTCGTCAACACGCAGCTGCGCGAGGGCCAGAGCGTGGAGGCCGCCCGCGCGGTGCTGCTCCAGACGGTGGAGGAGGCCGCGCGCACGCCCTTCACCGCCGAGGAGGTGGCGCGCGCGAAGACGAGCCTCCTGAAGTCCGTGGACCTGCTGCTCAACGACTCGGAGAACGCCGCCATCTCCCTGTCCGAGTGGGCCGCCATCGGCGACTGGCGCCTGCTCTTCCTGCACCGCGACCGGGTGGAGGCGGTGAAGCCCGAGGACGTCACCCGCGTGGCGGCCCTGTACCTGAAGCCCTCCAACCGGACGCTGGGCCAGTTCGTGCCCACCGCCACGCTGGACCGCGCCGAGATGCCCCCGCGCGTGGACCTGGCCGCCATGCTCCAGGGCTACCAGGGCCGCGCCGCCGTGGCGCAGGGCGAGGCGTTCGATCCCTCGCCCGCGAGCATCGAGGCCCGGGTGCTGCGGCCCGCGGCCGGCGAGGGGCTGAAGCTGGCGCTGCTGCCCAAGAAGACCCGGGGGCAGATGGTGCAGGTGGCGCTCAACCTGCGCTGGGGCACGGCGGAGGCGGTGAAGGGCCAGGCGAAGGTGGCCGAGGCCACGGGGGCCATGCTCCTGCGCGGCACGCGGACGAAGAGCCGCCAGCAGATCCAGGACACGCTCGACCAGCTCAAGGCCCGCGTGGGGATGAACGGCGGGCCGCTGGGGGCCGCCGTCTCCGTGGAGACGGTGCGCGAGAACCTGCCCGCGGTGCTGCGGCTGGTGGCCGAGGCGCTGCGCGAGCCCGCCTTCGATGCCCAGGAGTTCACCCTGCTGCAGCAGCAGTGGCTGGCCTCGCTGGAGAAGGCCCGGAGCGAGCCGGAGACGCAAGGGGGCAACGCCTTCCTGCGCGCGCTCGGGGGCCAGTACCCGGTGGGCCACCCGTACCACGTGCCCGCCGTGGACGAGAACATCGGCCTGGTGAAGGCGGTGACGCGCGAGCAGGTGGTGGCCTTCCACCGGGGCTTCTATGGGGCCTCGAACGGGGAGCTCGCCGCGGTGGGGGACTTCGATGCGCCAGCGCTGGAGGCGCTCGTGCGCGAGCTGTTCGGCGCGTGGAAGAGCCCGGCCCCGTACGTGCGCGTGCCGCAGACGTTCCACGCCGCGGCCCCGCGCGCGCTGGTGCTGGAGACGCCCGACAAGGCCAACGCCTACTTCCGCGCGGGGCACAACCTGCAGCTGCGCGAGGATGACCCGGACTGGCCCGCGCTCCTCTTGGGCAACTTCATGCTGGGCGGCGGCTTCCTCAACTCGCGCCTGGCCACGCGCATCCGCCACCAGGAGGGCCTGTCCTACACGGTGTCCAGCGCGCTCACCGCCTCCCCGCTCGACGCGGTGGGCGCTTTCAGCACGTATGCCATTTACGCCCCGCAGAACGCCGCGCGGCTGGAGAAGGCGCTGCGCGAGGAGCTGGCCCAGGTGCGGGAGAAGGGCTTCACCCCCGAGGAGGTGGCCAAGGCCCGCTCGGGGCTCCTGGAGTACCGCCAGGCCCGGCGCGCGCAGGACGAGGGGCTGGTGTGGACGCTGGCCCAGTACCTCTTCTATGGGCGCACGCTGCAATTCGATGCCGCGCTGGAGCAGCGCCTGGCGCAGCTGACGCCCGAGGACGTGCGCCGGGCGCTCGCGCGGCACGTGGACCCGGCCCAGCTCACCGTGGTGAAGGCCGGCGACTTCGCGGGGGCAAAGCAGAAAGCCCCGGCAAAGGCGCCCGCCGGCGAGGCTCCCTAG